Sequence from the Nitrosopumilus maritimus SCM1 genome:
ATCTAAAATATGCAATCCTTTCAGCACCAATTTGTTCGATCTTTTTTAATTTTAATCGAAGGAGATCACTTCTTAGTCTTTTGAGCAACTTATTTGGTTCAACTTGATCAATTTTTACTTCTGTTAACCAAACTCCTGAGGTAGAGATCATCATGAATAGATCACTTTTTTCAGTATGATGTAATTTGAAGAGAATACTGTCTTTTGTTATTCCATAGATATTGCTGACATAGTAATCTTCGACTTGTTTTGAAATTTTATCAACTAAATATCGTAATTCAATTCCTGATAATGCCATGCCTATCATATTTTTTATCTGAAATTATACCCTTGCTATGACGTGCTCAAATTTTGACCAAAGATATTAAACATGGTTTGCTTGAGACACGCTAGAAATTTAATTGGCCAAATTCAAAAAGAAGAAATCAAAACCTACACCTGAGCCTGAGGACTCTAAGAAGGAAACTCCTCAAGAAGAGCCAGTTGATATTCCTGAAATAGAAAAATCTGAACCAGCTCCTGAACCATCAAAAGAACCTCAGATGAGTGAGGCTGAAAAAAGTGACAAGGATAGAAAATTAAACAAATTATTTTGGATGCGTGTTGCTCTTGCAGTTATTGCAGGTACTGCAGCTACTTTCATCTTTGAAGATATTGAAGGCGAGGATAGACGATGGGCATCCATTGGATTTATGATTATAGTATTCTTTGCAACAATTATTGTAGCTAAAGGAATGAAGATGCAATTACCATCATCAGACAGAAAGAAAATTGTTACACAAGCAATTGGTAGCTATGTTTTCTTGTACTTGTTTACTTGGATTGTAACCTATACTCTAGTTCATTCTGGAAATATTTCTACTGGAATTAACATCTAGTATACTACAAAAGGTGATAATCTAATGTGGGATTACAAAACTCCTGGAATTCCTGATGAAGAGTTTGAGAGAACTGAAAAAGTTCCCATTACCAAAGAAGAAGTCAGAACTGTTCAAATTAGTAAAGCTCGACTAAAATCTGGACAAACTGTCTATGATATTGGCTGTGGTAGTGGTTCTATTTCTGTAGAAGCTGCACTACAAATTGAATCTTCTGGAAAAATCATTGCAATTGATTATGATCAAAATGCAGTAGACTTGACAAAAAAAAATTTGGAAAAATTTGAACTTTCAAATGTTTCAGTAATACTTGGGAACGCTAAAGAAAAAATTTTAGAACTTGAAGAAGCTGATGCAATATTTGTTGGTGGCACTGGTGGTGATACCAAAGAAATTGTAGAGTTATCTGAAAAGAAACTAAAGATAGGTGGACGTATTGTTATTGGAATTATTCTCATTGAAACATTATACTCTGTATTGCAAGTGATGGATACATTACAATTCAAAGATGTAGACATTACTCAAGTAACCATCTCTAAAAGCAGAAAAACCACTACTGGAACCATGATGCTAGCACGCAACCCTGTGACCATAATTTCAGCAACCAAAGCCTAATCTAGCTTTTAATTGGGAGAAAATTTAGTCATTTCATGCCTGGATTGATAGGAATTGGTGTTGGTCCTGGAGATCCTGAACTTCTTACAGTCAAGGCTGTAAAAGCAATCCAAGATGCTGACATTATCATGTGTCCTGCCTCAAAAGAAGACAGGCCTAGTATTGCATTATCTGTAGTTGATTCCCTCATTGATAAATCAAAGAATCAAGAGATTGTAAAGCTAATTTTTCCTATGACTAAAGACAAAGATGTCCTTGAAGAGACTTGGAAAAGAAATGCAAAGATTATGGCTGAAACTGTACAATCAGGAAAAAATGTTGTTTATCTAACAGTAGGTGATCCATTTTTGTATAGTACTTGGATATACATGCACAAAGATCTTACTGAAAAATATCCTGAAATGAACATTAGTGTTATTCCTGGAATTGTTTCAATGTTTACATTTGCATCAAAAGTTGGTGTAAGTATAGCTGAAGGAGCTGAAAAAGTTGCAATAATTCCTTCTTGCTATGATTTGAGTAGTGTTAAAGAGATTGCAAAAAATTCAGAATCTATGATATTTCTAAAAGATGGTAGATATTTTGATCAAGTAATTGATGTTCTAAAAGAATCAGGATTCCCTGATAACTCTATTTTTGCAATTGGACAAGACTTGGGAACAGAAAATGAAATTATTAGAAAGATGACTTTGGGTGAAGTAAATGATGATACATTAACTACAAAATACTTTTCAATCTTGGTGGTAAAACGTGTCTGATGTATTCTTTGTTGGTTGTGGACCAGGTGATCCTGAACTAATTACAGTTAAAGCAAAAAAACTAATTCAAAAAGCAGATGTTGTTGTTTATTCCGGTTCTTTAATTCCAGAACCCATTTTGAAATTATGTAAAAAAGGAAAATTGTATGATGCAGCTGGAATGGTTAGAGAAGAAATTTTTGATGTGTTATACAAAAATGCAAAAAAAGACAAACTTGTTGTTAGATTGCATGATGGTGATCCATCAATCTATGGTGCAATCAAAGAACAGATTGATAACCTTACAAAAAAAGGAATAAAATCTACAGTCGTGCCTGGAGTTACTGCATTTTTAGCCTCAGCAGCTGCTTTGGGAACCCAACTAACTCTTCCAGGAGTTACTCAAACAATTATTGTAACTAGAGCAGAATCTAGAACCAAAGTTCCAAAAAGAGAAAAAATTTCTGAACTTGCAAAACACAAATCCACTTTGATCTTTTACCTCAGTGTTCATTTGATTTCTGATTTAGTTAAAGAAGCAATTGCAGGTGGATACAAAAAGAAAACACCTGTTGCTGTAGTATATAGAGCAAGTTGGAAAGATCAAAAAATTATCAAAGGAACACTTGGTGACATTGCAAAGAAACTCAAAGAAGAAAAAATTACAAGAACTGCTATTGTAATAATTAGTGATGTA
This genomic interval carries:
- the cbiT gene encoding precorrin-6Y C5,15-methyltransferase (decarboxylating) subunit CbiT yields the protein MWDYKTPGIPDEEFERTEKVPITKEEVRTVQISKARLKSGQTVYDIGCGSGSISVEAALQIESSGKIIAIDYDQNAVDLTKKNLEKFELSNVSVILGNAKEKILELEEADAIFVGGTGGDTKEIVELSEKKLKIGGRIVIGIILIETLYSVLQVMDTLQFKDVDITQVTISKSRKTTTGTMMLARNPVTIISATKA
- the cobI gene encoding precorrin-2 C(20)-methyltransferase; translation: MPGLIGIGVGPGDPELLTVKAVKAIQDADIIMCPASKEDRPSIALSVVDSLIDKSKNQEIVKLIFPMTKDKDVLEETWKRNAKIMAETVQSGKNVVYLTVGDPFLYSTWIYMHKDLTEKYPEMNISVIPGIVSMFTFASKVGVSIAEGAEKVAIIPSCYDLSSVKEIAKNSESMIFLKDGRYFDQVIDVLKESGFPDNSIFAIGQDLGTENEIIRKMTLGEVNDDTLTTKYFSILVVKRV
- the cobM gene encoding precorrin-4 C(11)-methyltransferase; this encodes MSDVFFVGCGPGDPELITVKAKKLIQKADVVVYSGSLIPEPILKLCKKGKLYDAAGMVREEIFDVLYKNAKKDKLVVRLHDGDPSIYGAIKEQIDNLTKKGIKSTVVPGVTAFLASAAALGTQLTLPGVTQTIIVTRAESRTKVPKREKISELAKHKSTLIFYLSVHLISDLVKEAIAGGYKKKTPVAVVYRASWKDQKIIKGTLGDIAKKLKEEKITRTAIVIISDVIDPETYEYSKLYDKKFSHGYRKAKKTKN